One genomic window of Phycisphaerales bacterium includes the following:
- a CDS encoding prepilin-type N-terminal cleavage/methylation domain-containing protein, which translates to MFHLRTHGASERRGFTLIELLIVILIISVLIAVGLAVGTRVIAGGKTSQTRDLLKTLDNVLNSYEQATDRSPPASIVDPRLAEGTVTGTIIYFPVADAVDESTGVPINSVGLFLAEARRVAGVSNLLEGLDTRNFREFAYTASPDPAPGATEPLLPTVLDAWGNPIRFVHPAFHGVRRSAEAVVDVLGPVPSPGTAYFPTDIRRDPAMSDGDGGLTTNSRPYFYSAGPDGDPSTIEDNVYLVEPKIQN; encoded by the coding sequence ATGTTTCACCTGAGGACGCACGGAGCGAGCGAGAGGCGTGGGTTCACGCTCATCGAGCTGCTGATCGTGATCTTGATCATCTCGGTACTCATTGCGGTGGGGCTGGCCGTCGGCACGCGGGTCATCGCGGGCGGCAAGACGAGCCAGACGCGCGACCTGCTCAAGACGCTCGACAACGTGCTCAACAGCTACGAGCAGGCGACCGATCGATCGCCGCCCGCATCGATCGTGGATCCACGCCTGGCCGAAGGAACGGTCACGGGCACGATCATCTACTTCCCCGTGGCCGACGCGGTGGACGAATCGACGGGCGTGCCGATCAACAGCGTGGGCTTGTTCCTGGCGGAGGCCCGGCGCGTCGCGGGCGTCTCGAACTTGCTCGAGGGATTGGATACCCGAAACTTCCGGGAGTTCGCGTACACCGCCAGCCCCGATCCGGCGCCCGGCGCCACCGAGCCGCTGCTGCCGACCGTGCTCGATGCCTGGGGCAACCCGATTCGATTCGTACACCCGGCCTTCCACGGCGTGCGGCGATCGGCCGAGGCCGTCGTCGACGTCCTGGGCCCCGTGCCGAGCCCGGGTACGGCGTACTTCCCGACGGACATTCGCCGCGACCCGGCCATGAGCGACGGCGACGGCGGGCTGACGACCAACAGCCGGCCGTACTTCTACTCGGCGGGCCCGGACGGCGACCCCTCGACGATCGAGGACAACGTCTACCTGGTAGAGCCCAAGATCCAGAACTGA